One stretch of Siphonobacter curvatus DNA includes these proteins:
- a CDS encoding NAD(P)H-dependent oxidoreductase, whose amino-acid sequence MKTLVIVIHPDLKHSVVNKRWIEELNKFPEQYVVHSLYESYPDEKIDVEAEQKMLEKYDKIIFQFPYYWFNSPPLFKKWLDEVLTHGWAYGSKSGFKVSGKKMALAISLGGDEHEFAPGERYKYTLEELTRPFELTFEYVKADYQPFFAYFGIEHNTSVEWVERSVPLYMDFLNRF is encoded by the coding sequence ATGAAAACACTAGTGATCGTTATTCATCCGGATCTTAAACATTCAGTTGTCAATAAGCGATGGATTGAAGAGCTAAATAAATTTCCTGAACAATACGTAGTTCATTCGTTATATGAAAGCTATCCGGATGAGAAAATTGATGTTGAGGCCGAACAGAAAATGCTGGAGAAGTACGATAAAATTATATTTCAGTTTCCCTATTACTGGTTTAATTCTCCTCCACTTTTCAAAAAATGGCTGGACGAAGTTTTGACGCATGGCTGGGCTTATGGGAGTAAAAGCGGGTTCAAAGTTTCAGGTAAGAAAATGGCACTAGCCATCTCCTTAGGGGGTGACGAGCACGAATTCGCTCCGGGAGAGCGATACAAATATACACTAGAAGAGCTAACCCGTCCATTCGAGTTGACTTTTGAATACGTGAAAGCAGATTATCAGCCGTTTTTTGCTTACTTCGGCATCGAGCATAATACCTCGGTGGAATGGGTCGAGAGAAGCGTGCCCCTGTACATGGATTTTTTAAATCGTTTTTAA
- the sufB gene encoding Fe-S cluster assembly protein SufB, with product MAKEADILEEITSSEYKYGFETLIEADEAPVGLSEDIVRFISAKKNEPEWMLEWRLKAYRLWLEMKEPNWANVDYQKVDYQSIKYYSAPKQKKTVESLDDIDPELRRTFERLGISLKEQERIAGVERLSGVAVDAVIDSVSIATTFKKDLAERGIIFCSMTEAIHEHPELVKKYLGSVVPAKDNFFAALNAAVFSDGSFCYIPKGVRCPMELSTYFRINAAGTGQFERTLIVADEGSYVSYLEGCTAPMRDENQLHAAVVELVAAENAEIKYSTVQNWYPGDKEGKGGIYNFVTKRGICDGANAKISWTQVETGSAVTWKYPSVILKGDNSIGEFYSVAVTNNFQQADTGTKMIHIGKNTKSRIVSKGISAGRSQNSYRGLVEVMKRAENARNFSQCDSLLLGDKCGAHTFPYIEVKNSTATVEHEATTSKIGEDQLFYCNQRGIPSEAAVALIVNGYAKEVLNQLPMEFAVEAQKLLEISLEGSVG from the coding sequence ATGGCGAAGGAAGCAGATATCCTAGAAGAAATCACCAGTTCCGAATATAAATACGGGTTTGAAACCCTGATCGAAGCCGATGAAGCTCCGGTTGGGCTTAGCGAAGATATTGTACGATTTATTTCGGCAAAAAAGAATGAACCCGAGTGGATGCTGGAATGGCGGTTGAAGGCCTACCGCCTGTGGTTGGAAATGAAAGAGCCTAACTGGGCTAATGTCGATTACCAGAAAGTAGATTATCAAAGCATTAAATATTACTCGGCTCCCAAGCAGAAGAAAACGGTGGAGTCGCTGGATGATATTGATCCGGAATTACGCCGTACCTTCGAACGCCTGGGTATTTCTCTGAAAGAACAGGAGCGGATCGCTGGAGTAGAGCGTCTTTCGGGTGTAGCCGTAGATGCCGTTATTGATTCGGTTTCTATTGCCACGACGTTTAAGAAAGATCTGGCCGAACGCGGGATCATTTTCTGTTCCATGACGGAAGCCATTCATGAGCATCCCGAGCTGGTCAAGAAATACCTGGGTTCTGTAGTACCCGCGAAAGATAACTTCTTTGCGGCCCTGAACGCTGCTGTGTTCTCTGATGGTTCATTCTGTTACATTCCCAAAGGTGTACGTTGCCCGATGGAATTGTCCACGTATTTCCGGATTAACGCGGCAGGTACGGGTCAGTTCGAGCGGACGCTGATCGTAGCCGATGAAGGTAGCTACGTTAGTTACCTGGAAGGATGTACGGCTCCGATGCGGGACGAAAATCAGCTGCACGCGGCTGTCGTAGAGCTGGTCGCTGCTGAAAACGCAGAGATCAAATATTCAACCGTACAGAACTGGTACCCCGGCGATAAAGAAGGAAAAGGAGGGATTTATAACTTCGTAACCAAACGCGGTATCTGCGATGGTGCGAACGCCAAAATCTCCTGGACGCAGGTGGAAACGGGCTCGGCTGTAACCTGGAAATACCCCTCGGTTATCCTGAAAGGGGATAACTCCATTGGTGAATTCTATTCCGTAGCGGTTACGAATAATTTCCAGCAGGCGGATACGGGTACCAAAATGATTCACATCGGAAAGAATACGAAATCACGGATCGTTTCGAAGGGAATTTCGGCTGGCCGCTCGCAAAACTCCTACCGGGGCTTAGTGGAAGTCATGAAGCGGGCCGAAAATGCTCGTAACTTCTCCCAGTGTGACTCGTTACTGCTGGGTGATAAATGCGGAGCTCACACATTCCCGTATATCGAAGTGAAGAATAGCACGGCGACCGTGGAGCACGAAGCTACTACTTCTAAAATTGGAGAAGATCAGTTGTTTTACTGTAATCAACGTGGTATTCCTTCCGAAGCCGCCGTTGCTCTGATTGTAAACGGATACGCCAAGGAAGTATTGAACCAACTGCCCATGGAATTTGCGGTAGAGGCTCAGAAACTGCTCGAAATTAGCCTGGAAGGAAGCGTAGGATAA
- a CDS encoding carbonic anhydrase, with protein MDIKQIFTNNQDWVQKKLDIDPSYFNDLSKGQTPDILYIGCSDSRVSAEELMGLSPGDVFVLRNIANMVPNTDLGVMSVINYAVDHLKVNHIVVCGHYYCGGVQAAMKSADLGILNPWLRNIRDVYRTHKDELNQIEDEEARYKRLVELNVEEQCINVLKTAEVQRARRDRDLTVHGWVFDVHSGKLIDLEIDFIKLLENIREIYHLD; from the coding sequence ATGGACATTAAACAAATTTTTACCAACAACCAGGACTGGGTTCAAAAGAAGCTAGATATAGACCCATCCTATTTCAATGACCTATCGAAGGGACAAACGCCGGACATTCTTTACATTGGTTGTTCAGATAGCCGCGTATCCGCCGAAGAACTGATGGGTTTATCTCCGGGTGATGTCTTTGTGCTCCGGAACATCGCCAATATGGTTCCCAATACAGATTTAGGCGTAATGTCGGTCATTAACTATGCGGTGGATCATCTCAAAGTCAACCATATTGTCGTTTGCGGTCACTACTATTGCGGTGGGGTGCAGGCAGCTATGAAATCCGCTGATTTGGGGATTTTGAACCCATGGTTAAGAAATATTCGTGATGTATACCGGACTCATAAAGATGAGCTCAACCAGATTGAAGACGAAGAAGCACGGTATAAGCGACTGGTAGAATTGAACGTAGAAGAACAATGCATCAATGTTCTGAAAACGGCCGAAGTACAGAGAGCCCGCCGGGATCGGGATCTTACGGTTCATGGCTGGGTCTTTGACGTACACTCGGGTAAACTGATCGATTTGGAAATCGATTTTATCAAGTTACTGGAAAATATCCGGGAGATCTATCATCTCGACTAA
- a CDS encoding rhamnogalacturonan acetylesterase, which translates to MTSLKRLCLLFLVAIVALAARPTVKPTLYLIGDSTVKNGSDKGDKGLWGWGHFLPEFFDTTRIHIENHAIGGRSSRTFHTEGRWEKILSRLQPGDYVLMQFGHNDAGALDDTARARGTIRGIGEETKDIYNPIQKRPETVHTYGWYMKKYITEAQAKGAIPVVLSLVPRNVWKEGKVARGSQDYGLWAKQVAEQTGAKFIDLNEIVAKQYEAIGQERVTKEHFTEVDHTHTSLAGAKLNAAAVVEGVRATKGLKLTRYLIKK; encoded by the coding sequence ATGACTTCACTCAAACGGCTTTGCTTACTATTTCTGGTCGCTATCGTTGCTCTGGCTGCCCGGCCTACGGTCAAACCAACCCTGTATCTGATTGGTGATTCGACCGTAAAAAATGGGTCCGATAAGGGCGATAAAGGCCTCTGGGGCTGGGGCCATTTCCTACCCGAGTTCTTTGATACCACCCGCATTCACATCGAGAACCACGCCATTGGCGGGCGTTCCAGCCGAACCTTTCATACCGAGGGCCGCTGGGAGAAAATTCTGTCCCGCCTGCAACCCGGCGATTACGTGCTGATGCAGTTTGGTCATAACGATGCCGGAGCTTTGGATGATACGGCCCGGGCTCGTGGTACCATTCGGGGCATTGGTGAGGAAACCAAAGACATTTACAATCCCATTCAAAAACGTCCCGAAACGGTTCATACCTACGGCTGGTACATGAAAAAGTACATCACCGAAGCTCAGGCTAAGGGAGCTATCCCGGTGGTGCTCTCGCTGGTACCGCGAAACGTCTGGAAAGAGGGAAAAGTAGCCCGGGGATCGCAGGATTACGGCCTTTGGGCGAAACAGGTAGCCGAGCAAACGGGGGCCAAGTTTATTGATCTCAACGAAATCGTAGCGAAGCAGTACGAAGCAATCGGGCAGGAGCGGGTCACAAAAGAGCATTTTACCGAAGTCGACCATACTCACACCTCACTCGCCGGAGCGAAGCTCAACGCCGCTGCGGTCGTAGAAGGGGTACGGGCCACCAAAGGATTAAAACTGACCCGATATCTGATCAAAAAATAA
- a CDS encoding Lrp/AsnC ligand binding domain-containing protein, giving the protein MDRNYEIDNVDLKILGLLMQDATMPYTEIGKRIFVSGGTVHVRMRKMEQMGIVKGSTLMIDHARLGWDISAFLGIYLDKSSLYAEVAEKLSLIPEVVNIHYTTGIYSIFAKIVCRDTTHLREVLHDKIQKVAGIQRTETFISLEESVSRPVPFAEPVQG; this is encoded by the coding sequence ATGGATCGAAATTACGAGATTGATAACGTAGACCTGAAGATTCTGGGCCTGCTCATGCAGGATGCCACTATGCCCTATACCGAAATCGGGAAGCGAATTTTTGTTTCAGGTGGCACTGTACACGTACGTATGCGGAAAATGGAGCAAATGGGCATTGTCAAAGGCTCGACGCTCATGATTGATCATGCCCGACTGGGCTGGGATATTTCTGCTTTCCTAGGCATTTACCTGGATAAAAGCTCGCTGTACGCCGAAGTTGCCGAAAAGCTTTCCCTGATTCCGGAAGTCGTCAATATTCATTACACGACGGGGATTTATTCCATTTTCGCCAAAATCGTTTGCCGGGATACGACACACTTGCGGGAAGTTCTGCACGATAAGATTCAGAAAGTGGCCGGAATTCAGCGGACCGAAACGTTTATATCGCTGGAAGAGAGCGTTTCAAGGCCCGTTCCCTTCGCCGAACCCGTGCAGGGGTAA
- a CDS encoding DUF819 family protein, protein MISNYAVVLGILCAVLGLVFYTSTFPSLKKFYELVPPVLLCYFIPGLLTTAGVFAPQVVGDESAIYQVVSQYFLPATLVLFTLSMDLKTLKRLGLKTVMVFLAGIVGVVIGGPLAVWIVKQFSPATVGGEGADAVWKGLATIAGSWTGGGANQAALKEIFRPSEKLFSQSVAVDIIIGELWMAVMIYGAGKALAIDRLFKADASAIKDVQVQLETYQAQNERIPQLRDLLMILGLGLGVTGLAHVVADTVVPILKQYPVLERFSLTSKVFWIISFATITGILLSFTPLRQLEHVGASRIGSVFLYILIATIGLKMDLWAIADNPGLFAVGIIWISIHGLFVLIAARFLNAPFFFMAVGSQAAIGGPASAPVVAAAFHPSLAPVGVLLAILGYAIGTYCGYLTGLLMQWAAY, encoded by the coding sequence ATGATTTCAAATTACGCCGTAGTACTGGGAATTCTGTGTGCCGTATTAGGACTCGTGTTTTATACTTCCACGTTTCCTTCCCTAAAAAAGTTTTACGAACTCGTCCCTCCCGTCTTACTGTGTTACTTTATTCCCGGCCTACTCACGACGGCAGGTGTATTCGCTCCGCAGGTTGTAGGTGATGAATCAGCCATCTATCAGGTGGTTTCGCAGTATTTCCTGCCCGCCACGCTGGTCCTGTTCACGCTTTCCATGGATTTGAAAACGTTGAAACGATTGGGTTTGAAAACCGTAATGGTCTTTTTGGCGGGTATTGTGGGTGTGGTAATTGGCGGCCCCCTTGCGGTCTGGATCGTGAAACAGTTCTCTCCGGCAACCGTGGGTGGTGAAGGAGCGGATGCCGTATGGAAAGGTTTGGCCACGATTGCTGGAAGCTGGACCGGCGGCGGAGCCAATCAGGCGGCTCTGAAGGAAATATTCCGGCCCTCCGAAAAGCTGTTTTCGCAAAGCGTTGCGGTAGACATTATCATCGGTGAATTGTGGATGGCCGTGATGATCTACGGAGCGGGCAAAGCCTTGGCCATTGACCGCCTGTTCAAAGCCGACGCTTCAGCCATCAAAGATGTACAGGTCCAACTCGAAACCTATCAGGCCCAAAACGAACGTATTCCGCAACTGCGGGATTTGCTGATGATTCTGGGCCTTGGTCTAGGGGTCACGGGACTGGCTCACGTGGTAGCGGATACCGTCGTTCCCATTCTGAAACAATACCCCGTTCTGGAACGCTTCAGTCTAACTTCCAAAGTTTTCTGGATCATATCTTTCGCTACCATCACCGGCATCCTATTGTCTTTCACCCCATTACGCCAGCTTGAACACGTAGGAGCGTCGCGGATTGGCAGCGTTTTTCTGTACATACTCATCGCTACCATTGGTCTGAAAATGGACCTTTGGGCTATCGCGGATAATCCGGGCCTGTTTGCCGTGGGTATCATCTGGATTTCCATTCACGGTCTATTCGTTCTAATAGCGGCCCGTTTCCTGAATGCTCCCTTTTTCTTCATGGCGGTGGGGTCGCAGGCGGCCATCGGCGGACCCGCTTCGGCTCCCGTAGTGGCGGCGGCTTTTCACCCTTCCCTGGCTCCGGTAGGTGTATTGCTGGCCATTTTAGGGTACGCCATCGGTACCTACTGTGGATATCTGACGGGATTACTGATGCAATGGGCAGCCTATTAA
- a CDS encoding winged helix-turn-helix transcriptional regulator, with protein MTKVKAASTNFANKTALAEECPEVYAANIIGGQWALVICSWLINGKLRFSELKKRLPNISERMLTLQLRKLEEDQMVTRTVYAEVPPRVEYELTPIGYELKPIIQQLEKWGEKHKQLKDATDPF; from the coding sequence ATGACCAAGGTTAAAGCAGCTTCAACCAATTTTGCGAATAAAACCGCTTTAGCAGAGGAATGCCCGGAGGTGTATGCCGCCAACATTATTGGCGGACAATGGGCACTGGTCATCTGTTCCTGGCTAATCAATGGTAAGCTGAGATTTAGCGAGCTCAAAAAACGGTTGCCCAACATCAGCGAACGAATGCTGACGCTACAACTACGAAAATTAGAGGAAGATCAAATGGTCACCCGAACCGTCTACGCCGAAGTACCACCACGCGTGGAATATGAGCTGACGCCCATTGGCTACGAATTGAAGCCCATCATTCAGCAACTCGAAAAATGGGGAGAGAAACACAAGCAACTAAAGGATGCTACGGACCCTTTCTGA
- a CDS encoding RluA family pseudouridine synthase: MSTEPEELEDELYEHHRILVDAGQKLTRIDQFLTEKIPNATRTKIQAGIEAEGVKINGKPIKPSYKVKPLDEIVISLPKPPRAENELIPQDIPLDIRYEDDDILVLYKPAGMVVHPAYGNWDGTLVNALIYHFQHLPTGRNGEIRPGLVHRIDKDTSGLMVVAKNDYAMSHLARQFFEHTIERTYYALVWGEPKEDTGTIRGHIGRSSKDRKVMDVYPDGDYGKPAVTHYKVLKRLKYVSLVQCNLETGRTHQIRAHMRHLGHPLFNDAMYGGDRIVKGTIFTRYRQFVENCFALCSRQALHAKSIGFEHPKTKEWLQFDSDLAPDIVAVMEKWEAYSQG, from the coding sequence ATGAGTACTGAACCCGAAGAATTAGAAGACGAATTATACGAACACCACCGGATCCTGGTGGATGCGGGCCAGAAATTGACCCGTATTGATCAGTTTCTGACGGAGAAAATTCCGAATGCCACCCGTACTAAAATTCAGGCGGGTATTGAAGCGGAAGGTGTCAAAATAAATGGCAAGCCAATCAAACCCAGCTATAAAGTTAAACCGCTGGATGAGATTGTCATTTCCTTACCCAAGCCTCCACGGGCTGAAAACGAACTGATTCCGCAGGATATTCCGCTGGATATTCGTTACGAAGATGACGATATACTGGTCCTTTACAAACCCGCGGGTATGGTCGTTCATCCAGCGTACGGAAACTGGGATGGCACCTTGGTGAATGCTCTTATTTACCACTTTCAACACCTGCCCACGGGACGAAACGGTGAGATTCGTCCGGGCTTGGTACACCGCATTGATAAAGATACTTCGGGGTTGATGGTCGTTGCCAAAAACGATTACGCCATGAGTCACCTCGCCCGACAGTTTTTCGAACACACCATCGAACGAACCTATTACGCGTTGGTTTGGGGCGAACCGAAAGAGGACACGGGTACAATACGCGGTCATATCGGTCGGAGTTCCAAGGATCGGAAAGTGATGGATGTGTATCCCGATGGGGATTACGGAAAACCTGCCGTTACCCACTACAAAGTTCTGAAACGCCTAAAGTACGTGAGTTTGGTTCAATGCAATCTGGAAACCGGTCGTACGCACCAGATTCGGGCTCACATGCGGCATTTGGGCCATCCGCTGTTCAACGATGCCATGTACGGCGGTGACCGGATCGTGAAAGGCACTATCTTTACCCGATACCGGCAGTTTGTCGAAAACTGTTTCGCGTTATGCTCCCGGCAGGCCTTGCACGCCAAGTCTATCGGTTTTGAACATCCCAAAACTAAAGAATGGCTCCAATTTGACTCCGACCTGGCCCCGGACATCGTGGCCGTCATGGAAAAATGGGAAGCCTACAGTCAGGGGTAG
- a CDS encoding GNAT family N-acetyltransferase, with amino-acid sequence MSTIIRRATPADVPSIYQLIVELAEYEKALHEVKNTPEQLLKDGFGEQPLYGTIVAEVNGEVVGMSLYYYRYSTWKGKRLYLEDLIIKEAYRGYGLGKRLLEATVEEARQTQCSGLMWQVLDWNEPSIEFYKKFGAKLDGEWINCHVDL; translated from the coding sequence ATGAGTACGATTATTCGCCGGGCGACGCCCGCAGATGTACCCTCCATTTATCAATTAATTGTAGAGCTGGCCGAGTACGAAAAAGCTTTACATGAAGTCAAAAATACACCCGAGCAGTTACTGAAAGACGGCTTTGGCGAACAGCCCTTATACGGTACCATTGTAGCGGAAGTAAATGGTGAAGTGGTAGGCATGTCACTATACTACTACCGTTATTCGACCTGGAAAGGCAAACGCCTGTACCTCGAAGATCTGATCATCAAAGAAGCGTATCGCGGATACGGTTTAGGCAAGCGATTGCTCGAAGCCACCGTGGAAGAAGCCCGGCAAACTCAGTGCTCGGGCCTGATGTGGCAGGTGCTGGACTGGAACGAACCTTCCATTGAATTCTACAAGAAATTCGGAGCTAAGCTCGATGGCGAGTGGATTAACTGCCATGTAGATTTATAA
- a CDS encoding glycoside hydrolase family 88/105 protein, whose protein sequence is MKLKFLPILGVFLFSTGLQAQKLSKTKDILEPMQRANAYFKKKWPDTGKEIVTNIARPSNIWTRAVYYEGLLALHDIDRKKEYLDYAYSWGESHKWGLRGGIKTRNADNQCCGQTYLALYEMNPQKTECMHDIKASIDSMMATSKVSDWTWIDAIQMAMPVFAKLGQITKNPAYYERMHEMYKHSKEVEGGKGLYNPQDKLWWRDKDFVPPYKEPNGEDCYWSRGNGWVVAALVRVLQIIPKDAPHRQEYQTMLVDMLSALAPIQRTDGFWNASLHDPNNYGGKEATGTSLFVYGMAWGINQGIIPAKTYRPIVVKAWNALIKESVQPNGFLGYVQGTGKEPKDGQPVTVSSVPDFEDYGLGCFLLAGSEVYKMK, encoded by the coding sequence ATGAAGCTAAAATTCCTTCCCATTCTGGGCGTATTTCTTTTCAGTACGGGCCTCCAGGCTCAGAAGCTTTCCAAAACGAAAGATATTCTGGAGCCGATGCAGCGGGCCAATGCGTACTTCAAGAAAAAATGGCCGGATACGGGCAAAGAAATTGTAACCAATATTGCTCGTCCCAGTAACATCTGGACCCGGGCCGTGTACTACGAAGGGCTACTGGCTCTTCACGACATTGATCGTAAGAAAGAGTACCTGGATTATGCCTACAGTTGGGGCGAATCGCATAAGTGGGGATTGCGTGGCGGCATCAAAACCCGCAATGCCGATAACCAGTGTTGCGGCCAGACGTACTTGGCTTTGTATGAAATGAATCCCCAGAAGACGGAGTGCATGCACGACATCAAAGCCAGCATCGATAGTATGATGGCTACGTCGAAAGTGAGCGACTGGACCTGGATTGACGCCATTCAGATGGCCATGCCCGTATTTGCCAAGCTGGGACAAATCACCAAGAATCCGGCCTACTACGAGCGGATGCACGAAATGTACAAGCACTCCAAAGAGGTAGAAGGCGGCAAGGGTCTGTACAATCCGCAGGACAAACTCTGGTGGCGGGATAAGGATTTCGTGCCGCCCTACAAAGAACCCAATGGCGAAGACTGCTACTGGTCGCGGGGGAATGGCTGGGTCGTGGCAGCTCTGGTACGCGTGCTGCAAATCATTCCGAAGGACGCTCCGCATCGGCAGGAATACCAAACCATGCTGGTCGATATGCTCAGTGCACTGGCTCCCATTCAACGGACGGACGGCTTCTGGAATGCTAGCTTACACGACCCGAATAACTACGGCGGAAAAGAAGCCACAGGTACTTCGCTGTTCGTATATGGCATGGCCTGGGGCATTAATCAGGGCATTATTCCCGCGAAAACCTACCGACCTATCGTCGTGAAAGCCTGGAACGCTCTCATCAAAGAATCCGTACAACCCAATGGTTTTCTGGGTTACGTGCAGGGAACGGGGAAAGAACCAAAGGATGGTCAGCCCGTAACAGTCAGTAGCGTGCCCGATTTTGAGGATTATGGACTAGGCTGTTTCCTGCTGGCGGGAAGTGAAGTGTATAAGATGAAATAA
- a CDS encoding rhamnogalacturonan acetylesterase, with protein MFRLAFFGILSLGVTTVMAQSYRFDFGAGPVARGYTKVTPEMQYTPERGYGFLPGSPVQGLYAVRYIRDYVTSTQPFFFSVKLPEGTYDVKLLLGDEKDVSYTTVKAENRRLMLEKVETKPRKFVWKTFTVNVRTARITDTDSVRLKPREKDYFQWDDQLTFEFTDVLPKVAALEIRPNTKAQTIYLAGNSTVVDQAQEPYAAWGQMIPRFFKPEKIVVANHAESGESLRSFLAEKRLAKILSVIKPNDYLFIEFAHNDQKQNDLQPFVGYKDLLKQYIKAVREKGAKPVLVTSMHRRNFDQQGRIINTLGDFPEAMRQTAKEENVPLIDLNAMSKTLWEALGPQDSEKAFVHVAAGTLPGVTKDIHDNTHFSNYGAYLLVQCVISGIKAAQLDIASELTEDTPAFDPARPTSYERWKFPASPFIKNVKPDGN; from the coding sequence ATGTTTCGATTAGCCTTTTTTGGTATTCTTTCGCTCGGTGTTACCACGGTAATGGCCCAATCGTACCGCTTTGACTTTGGGGCGGGCCCGGTGGCTCGTGGTTATACGAAGGTGACGCCCGAAATGCAGTACACGCCTGAGCGGGGGTACGGATTTCTGCCGGGTTCTCCGGTACAGGGTTTATACGCCGTTCGCTACATACGCGATTACGTGACGAGTACGCAGCCCTTCTTTTTCTCCGTAAAGCTTCCTGAGGGTACGTATGACGTAAAGCTTTTGTTGGGGGATGAAAAAGATGTTTCGTACACGACGGTTAAGGCAGAAAACCGGCGGTTGATGCTGGAAAAGGTAGAAACCAAACCCCGGAAATTCGTTTGGAAAACGTTCACGGTGAATGTCCGTACCGCCCGAATCACGGATACCGATTCGGTACGACTGAAACCGCGTGAAAAAGATTACTTCCAGTGGGATGACCAGCTTACGTTTGAATTTACGGACGTTTTACCGAAAGTGGCCGCCTTGGAAATTCGTCCGAATACGAAGGCCCAGACGATTTATCTGGCCGGAAATTCTACCGTAGTCGATCAGGCCCAGGAACCTTACGCCGCCTGGGGTCAGATGATTCCCCGCTTTTTCAAGCCTGAAAAGATCGTCGTGGCCAATCACGCCGAATCGGGGGAATCCCTGCGGAGTTTTCTGGCGGAAAAACGACTGGCGAAAATCCTGAGCGTAATCAAACCCAATGATTATCTGTTCATTGAGTTCGCTCATAACGATCAAAAGCAGAATGATTTACAGCCCTTTGTAGGGTATAAGGACTTGCTCAAACAGTACATCAAGGCGGTTCGGGAAAAGGGAGCGAAACCCGTGTTGGTTACATCCATGCACCGGCGAAACTTTGACCAACAGGGGCGTATCATCAATACGCTCGGCGATTTTCCCGAGGCCATGCGACAAACGGCAAAGGAAGAAAACGTACCGCTAATCGACCTGAATGCGATGAGCAAAACCCTCTGGGAAGCACTGGGACCGCAGGATTCGGAGAAAGCTTTTGTCCACGTAGCAGCGGGGACCTTGCCCGGCGTGACGAAGGATATTCACGACAATACGCACTTTAGTAATTACGGAGCGTACCTGCTGGTTCAGTGTGTCATCAGTGGTATTAAAGCGGCCCAACTGGATATTGCCAGTGAGCTGACGGAGGATACCCCGGCGTTTGATCCGGCTCGACCCACCTCCTATGAACGGTGGAAATTCCCAGCCAGTCCTTTCATTAAAAATGTGAAACCAGATGGGAATTAA